In Archangium violaceum, the following are encoded in one genomic region:
- a CDS encoding response regulator yields the protein MSSPTALPRVDVLTVDDTPANLRSLEVLMADLGANVVTASSGDEALRLLLDRDFALILLDVQMPGMDGYETASLIRMRERTRHIPIIFITAYTRSEVNVTRGYELGAVDYLFKPIVPEVLRTKVAVFLDLHRKKEEVRRQAELLRQAENREHERQLAEARSHYERSLLEQEMERERKVSEAREQRAQELARLVQEKEQAQSALHESNARLRLLADTASRLLKGTDGRTLLDGVHGQLTAHMGLEVCLGYLVQEGRGALELATHAGIPAAMLPRLEHLEPGQGVAGRVVAENQRWVLDGGAAANGPLPDAAPELGLSALACYPLISQGRVLGTLAFGTRTMRVFSPDELSLMQGVCDQVAVALERERLIGALREADRRKDEFLAMLAHELRNPLAPVRHALEVFRMRMWQDDIIQRAISSADRQVAHMTRLVDDLLDVSRITRGKVELKPIPVSLTELVEGAVQACEPIISQRHHELSVSLPSEQVTLNVDPTRMTQVVANLLHNAAKYTPSGGQIHLRAERQGEELMLSVRDNGIGLKPEMLHRVFELFVQVDPGSDRAQGGLGLGLTLVRSLVEMHGGSVSARSEGPSKGSEFTVRLPLPPEIPAAISLPSMVKAAASLNKLQPLHILLVEDNPDIRETLKDLLELHGHRVEEASDGRSAVDMVLSQRPQVALVDIGLPELDGYKVAELVRASAGGSTTRLVALTGYGHPEDRKRALEAGFDAHLVKPVSSDDLSQVLKKLCTAA from the coding sequence ATGTCTTCCCCCACCGCGCTCCCGCGCGTCGACGTGCTCACCGTTGATGACACCCCAGCCAACCTCCGCTCCCTGGAGGTGCTGATGGCGGACCTGGGTGCCAACGTCGTCACCGCCTCTTCCGGAGACGAGGCACTGCGGCTGCTGTTGGATCGCGACTTCGCCCTCATCCTCCTGGACGTGCAGATGCCGGGGATGGATGGCTACGAGACGGCCAGCCTCATCCGCATGCGCGAGCGCACGCGGCACATCCCCATCATCTTCATCACCGCCTATACCCGCAGCGAAGTGAACGTCACGCGTGGCTACGAGCTGGGCGCGGTGGACTACCTCTTCAAGCCCATCGTCCCGGAGGTGCTGCGCACGAAGGTGGCGGTGTTCCTGGACCTGCACCGCAAGAAGGAGGAGGTGCGGCGGCAGGCGGAGTTGCTGCGGCAGGCGGAGAACCGCGAGCACGAGCGGCAACTGGCCGAGGCCCGCTCGCACTACGAGCGCTCCCTGCTGGAGCAGGAGATGGAGCGCGAGCGCAAGGTGTCCGAGGCCCGCGAACAGCGCGCCCAGGAGCTGGCGCGGCTGGTCCAGGAGAAGGAACAGGCCCAGTCGGCACTGCACGAGAGCAACGCGCGGCTGCGGCTGCTGGCGGACACCGCCAGCCGGCTGCTGAAGGGCACCGACGGGCGCACCCTGCTCGACGGCGTCCACGGCCAGCTCACGGCCCACATGGGACTCGAGGTGTGCCTGGGCTACCTCGTCCAGGAGGGCCGGGGCGCGCTGGAGCTGGCGACCCACGCGGGCATCCCGGCGGCCATGCTGCCGCGGTTGGAGCACCTGGAGCCCGGACAGGGCGTCGCGGGCCGGGTGGTCGCGGAGAACCAGCGCTGGGTGCTCGACGGTGGCGCCGCCGCCAACGGGCCCCTCCCGGACGCCGCGCCGGAGCTGGGGCTGTCCGCGCTCGCGTGCTACCCGTTGATCAGCCAGGGACGCGTGCTGGGCACGCTGGCCTTCGGCACGCGCACCATGCGCGTCTTCTCCCCGGACGAGCTGTCCCTCATGCAGGGCGTGTGCGATCAGGTGGCCGTGGCGCTCGAGCGCGAGCGGCTCATCGGCGCGCTGCGCGAGGCGGACCGCCGCAAGGATGAATTCCTCGCCATGCTCGCCCACGAGCTGCGCAACCCCCTGGCCCCCGTGCGCCACGCGCTCGAGGTCTTCCGGATGCGCATGTGGCAGGACGACATCATCCAGCGGGCCATCTCCAGCGCGGATCGCCAGGTAGCGCACATGACGCGGCTGGTGGATGACCTGCTGGACGTCAGCCGCATCACCCGCGGAAAGGTGGAGCTCAAGCCCATCCCCGTGTCGCTGACGGAGTTGGTGGAGGGCGCCGTCCAGGCCTGCGAGCCCATCATCAGCCAGCGCCACCACGAGCTGAGCGTGTCCCTGCCATCCGAGCAGGTGACGCTGAACGTGGACCCCACCCGCATGACGCAGGTGGTGGCCAACCTGCTGCACAACGCGGCCAAGTACACGCCCTCCGGCGGGCAGATCCACCTGCGCGCCGAGCGCCAGGGCGAGGAGCTGATGCTGAGCGTGCGCGACAACGGCATCGGCCTGAAGCCGGAGATGCTCCACCGCGTCTTCGAGCTCTTCGTCCAGGTGGATCCGGGCAGCGACCGGGCCCAGGGCGGGCTCGGCCTGGGTCTCACCCTGGTGCGCAGCCTGGTGGAGATGCACGGCGGCAGCGTGAGCGCTCGCAGCGAGGGGCCCTCCAAGGGCAGCGAGTTCACCGTCCGCCTCCCCCTGCCCCCCGAGATCCCCGCGGCGATCTCGCTGCCGAGCATGGTGAAGGCCGCCGCCTCCCTCAACAAGCTGCAGCCGCTCCACATCCTCCTGGTGGAGGACAACCCGGACATCCGCGAGACGCTGAAGGATCTGCTGGAGCTCCACGGTCACCGCGTGGAGGAGGCCAGCGATGGGCGCTCGGCGGTGGACATGGTCCTCTCCCAGCGCCCCCAGGTGGCCCTGGTGGACATCGGGCTGCCGGAGCTGGACGGCTACAAGGTGGCGGAGCTCGTCCGCGCCTCCGCTGGCGGCTCCACCACCCGGCTCGTGGCCCTCACCGGCTACGGCCACCCCGAGGATCGCAAACGCGCGCTCGAGGCCGGCTTCGATGCCCACCTCGTCAAGCCCGTGTCCTCGGACGACCTGTCACAAGTCTTGAAGAAGCTCTGTACAGCGGCCTGA
- a CDS encoding helix-turn-helix domain-containing protein codes for MDDTPQPQLGAVLRRARVHLDLTQEQVARAVGFAPEVYGRVERGDMLPSVPKLWQLCVTLRLSADVLLSLKPREPSSPEKPTADEPAESPELRRLIMLVCELPPDRFRLFRILVRAITHPDEECGR; via the coding sequence ATGGACGACACGCCGCAACCCCAGCTCGGTGCAGTGCTACGAAGGGCCCGCGTGCATCTGGACCTCACCCAGGAGCAGGTGGCCCGGGCGGTGGGTTTCGCCCCGGAGGTCTACGGGCGTGTCGAGCGCGGGGACATGTTGCCCAGTGTCCCCAAGCTCTGGCAGCTGTGCGTCACCCTGCGTCTGTCGGCCGATGTACTCCTCTCCTTGAAGCCCCGGGAGCCGTCCTCTCCGGAAAAACCGACGGCGGACGAGCCCGCCGAGTCTCCCGAGCTCCGGCGCCTCATCATGCTCGTGTGCGAGCTGCCCCCCGACAGGTTCCGCTTGTTCCGCATCCTCGTCCGGGCCATCACCCACCCCGACGAGGAGTGTGGGCGGTAA
- a CDS encoding DUF2267 domain-containing protein, which translates to MADEPEGFGEQGQDLRAQRRGTKRTRTYSLFLDDLRERSGLPSEHAEKALLSVLCTLEQWLLLGEEDDPRTRLPMKLQEALQACAPRGEPPSWKSGVDALLQQVAGDLGGDTARAESITRAVFATVRAHISEGEAAQVGDELPVDLRALWARSI; encoded by the coding sequence ATGGCGGACGAGCCCGAAGGCTTTGGAGAACAGGGACAGGACTTGCGCGCCCAGCGGCGCGGGACGAAGCGCACACGGACGTATTCGCTCTTCCTCGACGACCTGCGCGAGAGGAGCGGCCTGCCGAGCGAGCACGCGGAGAAGGCCCTCTTGTCGGTGCTGTGCACGCTGGAGCAGTGGCTCCTGCTGGGTGAGGAGGACGACCCGCGGACACGGCTGCCGATGAAGCTCCAGGAGGCGCTCCAGGCCTGTGCCCCCCGGGGCGAGCCTCCCTCGTGGAAGTCCGGCGTGGACGCGCTGCTCCAGCAGGTGGCCGGGGACCTCGGCGGTGACACCGCCCGGGCCGAGAGCATCACCCGGGCCGTCTTCGCCACGGTGCGCGCGCATATCAGCGAGGGCGAGGCCGCGCAGGTCGGCGACGAGCTGCCAGTGGACCTGCGAGCGCTCTGGGCCCGCTCCATCTGA
- a CDS encoding DUF423 domain-containing protein: MRLWLILGAASAFISVAAGAFGAHALKTRLSADLLTIFETGARYQMYHSLGLIAMGLLMQLRPNPLLNAAGWAMLAGIVLFSGSLYALALSGVRVLGAITPFGGVGFLVGWVLFALAAWRQTG, encoded by the coding sequence ATGCGGCTGTGGCTCATTCTTGGCGCGGCAAGCGCGTTCATATCCGTGGCGGCGGGAGCATTCGGCGCGCACGCGCTGAAGACAAGGCTCTCCGCGGACCTGCTGACCATCTTCGAAACCGGCGCGCGCTATCAGATGTACCACTCGCTGGGTCTGATCGCGATGGGTCTGCTGATGCAGCTGCGTCCCAACCCCCTGTTGAACGCCGCGGGCTGGGCCATGCTCGCCGGCATCGTCCTCTTCTCCGGCAGCCTGTACGCGCTGGCGCTCTCCGGGGTGCGCGTCCTGGGCGCCATCACGCCGTTCGGAGGGGTCGGCTTCCTCGTCGGCTGGGTGTTGTTCGCGCTCGCCGCCTGGCGGCAGACGGGCTGA